In Anseongella ginsenosidimutans, one genomic interval encodes:
- the istA gene encoding IS21 family transposase, which yields MNVFLNKFMMYYEIHRMDREDCSVSYISRTLGINRRTVKKYLLMSEQDYEQHLISGTRRPKTLLPYEGFIKERLTLYPDTSAAQLFDWLKEHHADLPPVSSRTVFNFVASMREKYNIPRTKMLRDCGPVPELPYGLQVQVDFGQYNMRRSDGGTAKVFFLTMVLSRSRYKYVWFLDHPFTTEEAITAHEAGFAFFGGVAGEAVYDQDRLFLISENHGDLILTDAFRQYVRLRAFRLHFCRKADPQSKGKVENVIRYVKQNFLYNRTYYDPDTLQEEALGWLGRTANALTHEGTGKVPYSEWVTEQPFLVPYTPIAVTPVKAAYTVRKDNTICFKSNYYSLPLGTYQGRGSQVTLQVEGTQLVIWGEEGKLICKHTISAGKGQKIINNDHKRDKSGPISALIEEVAALLEEPDLGRQLLQRIRKDKPRYVRDQLLLLREIIQGADKEIVKQALEYALARQIVSATDFRALVAHYGKQKEQKDGQSNIRYLNPLGGKLPLAALTAPDKSNIDDYEQLLNGK from the coding sequence ATGAATGTATTCTTGAACAAATTTATGATGTATTACGAGATTCACCGCATGGACCGCGAAGATTGTTCCGTGTCCTACATCAGCCGAACGCTGGGCATTAACCGACGAACCGTCAAAAAGTACCTGCTCATGAGCGAGCAGGACTATGAGCAGCACCTGATCAGTGGAACCCGGCGCCCCAAAACACTGCTGCCTTATGAAGGGTTTATCAAAGAACGCTTAACCCTTTACCCGGACACATCAGCCGCTCAGTTGTTTGATTGGCTGAAGGAGCATCATGCTGATCTCCCCCCGGTTAGTAGCCGAACTGTTTTTAATTTCGTCGCCTCCATGCGGGAAAAATACAACATCCCCCGCACCAAAATGTTGAGAGACTGTGGCCCCGTCCCTGAGCTTCCCTATGGGCTGCAGGTCCAGGTTGATTTCGGGCAATACAATATGCGCAGAAGTGATGGCGGTACTGCCAAGGTCTTTTTTTTGACGATGGTACTTTCCCGGTCCCGCTACAAGTATGTTTGGTTCCTGGATCATCCGTTTACTACTGAGGAGGCCATCACCGCTCATGAAGCAGGGTTTGCTTTCTTTGGCGGAGTCGCCGGGGAAGCCGTTTATGACCAGGACCGGCTGTTTCTTATCAGTGAAAACCATGGTGACCTGATCCTGACCGATGCCTTCCGGCAGTATGTCCGTCTGCGCGCCTTCCGCCTCCACTTCTGCCGCAAGGCAGATCCCCAGAGCAAGGGAAAGGTGGAGAACGTGATCCGGTATGTCAAGCAGAACTTCCTGTATAACCGTACCTATTACGACCCGGACACCCTGCAGGAAGAAGCATTAGGCTGGTTGGGGCGCACCGCCAATGCCCTCACCCACGAGGGAACCGGCAAGGTCCCTTACAGCGAATGGGTCACTGAGCAGCCATTCCTGGTTCCTTACACACCCATTGCCGTTACCCCGGTGAAGGCAGCTTATACCGTGCGAAAAGACAACACCATCTGCTTCAAAAGTAATTACTACTCTCTTCCCCTGGGCACCTACCAGGGCAGGGGAAGTCAGGTCACCCTTCAGGTGGAGGGCACTCAGCTGGTAATCTGGGGGGAAGAAGGCAAATTGATTTGCAAGCATACCATCTCTGCGGGGAAGGGACAGAAGATCATCAATAACGATCACAAACGGGATAAGTCAGGGCCCATCTCGGCACTTATCGAAGAGGTAGCCGCTTTGCTGGAAGAGCCGGATCTGGGGCGGCAGCTGCTGCAGCGGATCCGGAAAGACAAGCCCCGTTACGTGCGCGATCAGCTGCTACTGCTCAGGGAGATCATCCAGGGAGCCGATAAGGAGATCGTGAAACAAGCCCTGGAATATGCCCTTGCCCGGCAGATCGTCAGCGCCACCGATTTTCGGGCTCTGGTAGCACACTATGGCAAACAAAAGGAGCAGAAAGACGGCCAAAGCAACATCCGCTATCTAAACCCCTTAGGAGGGAAGCTTCCGCTGGCGGCCCTGACAGCCCCCGATAAAAGTAATATCGATGATTACGAGCAATTGTTAAACGGTAAATAA
- a CDS encoding cupin domain-containing protein: MGEVIDKNTAEHYLWGDNCDSWVLADTVGLSVKQERMPSGTREKLHFHANAQQFFFVLKGTATFYLEGRRVIIAEQKGVLVQPETKHYIANETAGYLDFLLISQPAPSNDRIIVEG; the protein is encoded by the coding sequence ATGGGAGAAGTAATCGATAAAAATACAGCGGAACATTATTTGTGGGGTGACAATTGTGACAGTTGGGTGCTAGCTGATACCGTTGGGTTATCCGTTAAACAAGAGCGTATGCCAAGTGGTACAAGAGAGAAATTACATTTTCATGCAAACGCCCAGCAATTTTTCTTTGTCCTCAAAGGGACAGCGACTTTTTATTTAGAGGGCCGCAGGGTAATTATAGCCGAACAAAAGGGAGTATTAGTTCAACCGGAAACAAAACATTATATAGCAAATGAGACTGCTGGATACCTCGACTTTCTTCTGATTTCGCAGCCCGCCCCCAGTAACGACAGAATAATAGTTGAAGGATGA
- a CDS encoding SRPBCC family protein: protein MKPTLVFDFIVNKENKTIHITREFAASLELVWQAWTTPELLDKWWGPQPWRAETKTMDFREGGFWHYAMVSPEGEKHWSKATFLAIKKEKSFASKGGICDENGTLDPAFPQNLWENNFSPKDNKVQVDMLLTYDTLDDLEKEIEMGFKEGMTIDFQQLDELLLTLNK, encoded by the coding sequence ATGAAACCGACATTAGTATTTGACTTCATTGTCAACAAAGAAAACAAAACCATTCACATAACCCGCGAATTTGCAGCAAGCCTTGAACTGGTTTGGCAAGCATGGACAACACCTGAGCTGCTCGACAAGTGGTGGGGACCGCAACCCTGGAGAGCCGAAACCAAGACAATGGATTTTCGCGAAGGCGGCTTTTGGCACTATGCAATGGTAAGCCCTGAAGGCGAAAAACATTGGAGCAAGGCCACCTTTCTTGCTATTAAGAAAGAAAAATCATTTGCCTCAAAAGGCGGAATCTGCGATGAAAACGGCACGTTAGATCCGGCGTTTCCTCAAAATTTATGGGAAAACAATTTTAGCCCTAAAGATAATAAAGTACAGGTAGACATGCTGCTGACATATGATACGCTTGACGACCTCGAAAAAGAGATAGAGATGGGCTTTAAAGAAGGTATGACCATAGATTTCCAGCAACTGGACGAATTGTTACTGACACTAAATAAGTAA
- a CDS encoding YfiT family bacillithiol transferase yields MEKDIEKLKYPIGKFQKPQNVDKIQIEEWIKTIEEFPDKVNNEVKNLTEKELEKRYRPNGWTIYQVINHCADSHMNSLIRFKLTLTEETPTIKPYFENLWAELSDSKNYPVESSLKILAGLHERWVHLMENLTEIELEKEFIHPENKEKVSLKTNIGIYAWHCKHHLAHIISAKQN; encoded by the coding sequence ATGGAAAAAGACATCGAAAAGCTAAAATATCCTATCGGGAAATTTCAAAAACCTCAAAACGTCGATAAAATTCAGATCGAAGAATGGATTAAAACCATTGAGGAGTTTCCGGATAAGGTTAATAACGAAGTCAAAAATCTAACAGAAAAAGAGCTTGAAAAGCGATATCGTCCAAATGGCTGGACAATTTACCAGGTCATAAATCATTGCGCTGATAGCCATATGAACAGTTTGATAAGGTTTAAACTTACGCTGACTGAAGAAACCCCAACTATAAAACCTTATTTTGAGAACTTATGGGCGGAATTATCTGACTCAAAAAATTACCCGGTAGAGAGTTCATTAAAAATTTTAGCAGGTTTACACGAGCGCTGGGTACATCTAATGGAGAACTTAACCGAAATTGAATTAGAAAAAGAGTTCATACACCCTGAAAACAAAGAAAAGGTTTCACTAAAAACGAATATAGGAATTTACGCCTGGCATTGTAAACATCATTTAGCTCACATAATTAGCGCTAAACAAAATTAG
- a CDS encoding DUF1801 domain-containing protein — MAKEQLKFRSLVELFEFLPRDEAMLTDILRQITIETLNGYGKEKLSYNVPFFYGNKSICLIFPASVPRSGVKSGVLFGFWYGNRLKDENGYLAHGTNKQIFYMVYQSASEIDIPALTGLIGEAVELDKSFYAH; from the coding sequence ATGGCAAAAGAACAGCTGAAATTCCGGTCGCTGGTAGAATTGTTCGAGTTTCTTCCAAGAGACGAAGCCATGCTGACGGACATTTTACGACAGATAACAATAGAAACCTTAAACGGATACGGAAAGGAGAAGCTGTCCTACAATGTCCCGTTTTTCTACGGCAATAAATCTATTTGCCTGATATTTCCCGCCTCCGTACCCCGCAGTGGTGTAAAAAGTGGTGTGTTGTTCGGCTTTTGGTATGGCAATCGCCTGAAAGACGAAAATGGTTATCTGGCACATGGAACAAACAAACAGATTTTCTACATGGTATATCAATCGGCTAGTGAAATTGATATTCCCGCTTTAACCGGGCTAATAGGAGAGGCGGTTGAGCTGGATAAAAGTTTTTATGCCCATTAA
- a CDS encoding ArsR/SmtB family transcription factor — translation MEARRDIFQAVSDPTRRAIITLIALQAMTPNAIAEHFDTTRQAVSKHLRILTECELVTQKQQGREIYYQLEIDKMKEIDKWLEQFRKIWETRFNQLDNLLATIKNKKNE, via the coding sequence ATGGAAGCGAGACGAGACATTTTTCAAGCCGTATCCGACCCGACAAGACGGGCAATTATCACCTTAATTGCATTACAGGCAATGACACCCAATGCCATTGCTGAACATTTCGACACAACCCGACAGGCCGTATCCAAACATCTGCGCATTTTGACAGAATGCGAATTGGTAACGCAAAAACAACAAGGCAGGGAGATTTATTACCAGCTCGAAATTGACAAAATGAAAGAAATCGATAAGTGGCTGGAGCAGTTCCGCAAGATCTGGGAAACAAGGTTTAATCAATTAGACAACTTACTGGCAACGATTAAAAACAAAAAAAATGAATAG
- a CDS encoding tetratricopeptide repeat protein — translation MSFTKILFILVSVLVYGWVNAQEMITSEKLGKLDETPLRSLDEVNALVFKPRGYDMVMNPKLPDSLSSLAMLSKEESAEMKKKRIHFNPYLVFYSSIELKKKDIFISFSNSWIRLSAYYKYNNDSSSVEEYRKRVNQNMLSEKMVGFKPNLELLEDVTGPARELINADAVFIYDSKSKYKFKDTVDNYGSLVIHLVKFDLGYVSLSYYYPLNKRELALSEINDTWGIIQFKPDNEFTHPNHDGRIPPSKEPDLYFGKFSFLNNPEQARKEKDQYEQRKLKARANSLAREAIRLAQSKDFDRAKEKFSEVLKVDADNVITYRYLLLMSLDENNKGGSWRYCNKLIEIDPESKETWFLKGLTEKRYNELDSAAETFEMIIRERDSLHYRSYIELALISMLKGETDAADLNFNRAINIFKTEGEKSLRRESHRMLNINDLFRTRLAYARFLNTNSAFEKSKMLFEQTLKDEQAAIEAGKKGERRSIYGKLTPESLRELNFMLALSYAGLKDESNTRLYLKKAKSLGKVLPEELDGLSR, via the coding sequence ATGAGCTTTACAAAAATCTTATTTATTCTTGTTTCCGTCCTGGTTTACGGCTGGGTAAATGCCCAGGAAATGATTACTTCCGAAAAGCTCGGGAAATTGGATGAAACGCCGCTCAGAAGCCTGGATGAGGTGAATGCCCTCGTGTTCAAGCCTCGTGGGTACGATATGGTGATGAACCCGAAATTGCCTGATTCATTGAGCAGCCTGGCAATGCTGTCGAAAGAGGAATCTGCGGAAATGAAGAAAAAGCGGATTCATTTTAATCCATATTTGGTTTTTTACAGCAGCATTGAATTAAAGAAGAAGGATATTTTTATTAGTTTTTCAAACTCATGGATCCGGCTGAGCGCCTATTATAAATACAACAATGACAGTAGTTCGGTAGAAGAATACCGGAAGAGAGTGAATCAGAATATGCTGAGCGAAAAAATGGTCGGATTTAAACCTAACCTTGAGCTTTTAGAAGATGTCACAGGTCCTGCACGGGAGCTGATCAATGCGGATGCGGTTTTTATCTACGATTCTAAGTCAAAATATAAATTTAAGGATACGGTTGACAATTACGGTTCTCTGGTCATACACCTGGTCAAGTTTGATCTCGGGTATGTCAGCCTCAGCTATTATTATCCATTAAACAAGCGGGAACTGGCCCTTTCGGAAATCAACGATACCTGGGGAATAATACAGTTCAAACCAGACAATGAGTTTACCCACCCTAATCATGACGGTAGGATTCCACCGTCAAAGGAGCCTGATCTATACTTCGGGAAATTTTCATTTTTGAACAATCCCGAACAGGCAAGAAAAGAGAAGGACCAATATGAGCAGCGAAAGCTGAAAGCCAGGGCGAATTCATTGGCCAGAGAAGCCATTCGTTTGGCGCAATCAAAAGATTTTGACCGGGCGAAGGAAAAGTTTTCTGAAGTATTGAAGGTCGACGCTGACAATGTGATTACGTATCGATATTTGCTGTTAATGTCCCTGGATGAAAATAACAAGGGTGGCTCCTGGAGATATTGCAATAAACTGATCGAAATAGATCCGGAAAGCAAGGAAACCTGGTTTTTAAAAGGCTTGACAGAGAAAAGGTACAACGAACTAGATAGTGCCGCCGAAACCTTTGAAATGATTATAAGGGAAAGAGATTCCCTGCATTATAGAAGTTATATCGAATTGGCGCTCATCTCTATGCTGAAAGGAGAGACAGATGCTGCCGACCTGAATTTCAATCGGGCGATAAATATCTTTAAAACCGAAGGAGAAAAGTCCTTGCGAAGGGAGAGTCACCGTATGCTGAACATCAATGACCTGTTCAGGACAAGGCTGGCCTATGCCAGGTTTTTGAATACTAATTCAGCGTTCGAAAAGAGCAAAATGCTGTTTGAGCAGACCTTAAAGGACGAACAGGCTGCCATCGAAGCAGGAAAAAAGGGCGAAAGACGAAGTATTTACGGAAAACTCACTCCTGAAAGCCTAAGAGAACTGAATTTTATGCTTGCTTTGTCCTATGCCGGGCTAAAGGACGAATCCAATACCCGGTTGTATTTGAAAAAGGCAAAGAGCCTGGGAAAAGTATTACCGGAGGAGTTGGATGGATTGTCCAGGTAA
- a CDS encoding SRPBCC family protein → MNSSFLFDFSIDRENKTIHIKREFDANLELVWQGWTTAELLDQWCAPNPYRTETQTLDLREGGFWHYAIVSPEGKKHWSRYDYKKIETEKSIRESRAFSDENGRVSPDFLRTECIIDFSETSGKTLVTITEKYGSTEMFDKMATSSHKKGFSSHLQNLDKLLLTLKNK, encoded by the coding sequence ATGAATAGTAGTTTCTTGTTTGATTTTTCCATAGATAGGGAAAATAAAACCATTCACATCAAACGTGAATTCGATGCCAACCTCGAATTGGTTTGGCAGGGCTGGACAACCGCTGAGCTGCTCGACCAATGGTGCGCTCCAAACCCGTACAGAACAGAAACACAAACGTTGGATTTACGTGAAGGCGGCTTCTGGCATTACGCAATCGTAAGCCCTGAAGGGAAAAAACATTGGAGCCGGTATGATTACAAAAAAATTGAAACTGAAAAAAGCATTAGGGAATCGCGGGCATTCAGCGATGAAAACGGACGGGTTAGCCCGGATTTTTTGCGTACCGAATGCATCATAGATTTCAGCGAAACGAGCGGCAAAACACTCGTAACAATTACTGAAAAATACGGAAGCACCGAAATGTTTGACAAAATGGCGACGTCCAGCCACAAAAAAGGTTTTTCCTCACATCTTCAAAATTTGGACAAATTACTACTTACACTAAAAAATAAATAA